A stretch of the Candidatus Jettenia sp. AMX2 genome encodes the following:
- the groL gene encoding chaperonin GroEL (60 kDa chaperone family; promotes refolding of misfolded polypeptides especially under stressful conditions; forms two stacked rings of heptamers to form a barrel-shaped 14mer; ends can be capped by GroES; misfolded proteins enter the barrel where they are refolded when GroES binds), translating to MAAKQLIYDEDARRLLQKGIKQLADTVRVTMGPTGRNVILEKGFGAPAITKDGVTVAKEVELKNPFENMGAKMVCEVASKTSDVAGDGTTTATIFAEAIFNEGLKNIAAGANPMAVKRGIDKAVETVVAELKKLSKPVKGRSEIAQVGTISANNDTSIGNLLADAMEKVGKDGVITVEEAKGIETTLTVVEGMQFDKGYLSPYFISDAQNMQVVLEDAYILLYEKKISTIKDLVPLLEKVASSGKPLLIISEDIEGEALATLVVNKLRGVLSCAAVKAPGFGDRRKAMLEDIAVLTGGRAITEDLGIKLEHIKIEDLGRAKRITIDKDNTTIIEGAGAKSGIQARINQIKNQIEQTTSNYDKEKLQERLAKLAGGVAVIHVGAATETEMNEKKARVEDALHATRAAVEEGIVPGGGVAFIRSIPALADVCKKLEDDEKVGANIILRSLEAPLRQIAFNTGVDGSVIVEEVKELASNMGYDANTGKYVDMFEAGIIDPAKVSRVALQNAASVASLLLTTETLVTELKEEEEEKVVEGTVI from the coding sequence ATGGCAGCAAAACAGCTAATTTATGATGAAGATGCCAGAAGGTTGCTCCAAAAAGGGATTAAACAGCTAGCAGATACTGTCCGGGTAACCATGGGTCCTACCGGCAGAAACGTAATTCTGGAAAAGGGATTTGGTGCACCTGCTATTACAAAAGATGGCGTTACCGTAGCCAAGGAAGTTGAATTGAAAAATCCTTTTGAAAATATGGGAGCAAAAATGGTTTGTGAGGTCGCATCAAAAACAAGCGATGTTGCCGGTGACGGGACTACCACAGCGACCATCTTTGCAGAGGCAATTTTTAATGAGGGACTAAAAAACATCGCAGCAGGTGCAAATCCTATGGCTGTCAAAAGGGGAATTGACAAGGCTGTAGAGACAGTAGTTGCTGAACTTAAGAAATTAAGTAAACCGGTCAAAGGGAGAAGCGAGATTGCACAGGTAGGGACGATTTCTGCCAACAATGACACCTCAATCGGAAATCTGCTGGCTGATGCTATGGAGAAAGTTGGAAAGGATGGCGTAATTACTGTAGAAGAGGCAAAAGGGATTGAGACTACCTTGACGGTTGTGGAAGGTATGCAATTCGATAAGGGATATCTTTCTCCATACTTCATTTCTGATGCGCAGAATATGCAAGTTGTCCTGGAAGATGCTTATATACTACTGTATGAAAAGAAGATTTCAACCATCAAAGACCTTGTGCCTTTACTGGAGAAGGTTGCCAGCAGTGGTAAGCCATTACTTATTATTTCTGAAGATATAGAGGGTGAGGCACTGGCAACACTGGTAGTGAATAAGCTCCGCGGCGTATTGAGTTGCGCAGCGGTAAAAGCACCAGGTTTTGGTGACCGTCGTAAAGCAATGCTCGAGGATATTGCTGTATTAACTGGCGGACGTGCTATTACTGAGGATTTGGGAATAAAGCTGGAACATATAAAGATTGAAGATCTTGGCCGTGCAAAACGAATTACCATTGACAAGGATAATACTACCATTATTGAAGGTGCAGGGGCTAAATCAGGTATACAGGCCAGGATTAATCAAATCAAAAATCAAATAGAGCAAACTACTTCTAATTATGACAAGGAAAAACTTCAGGAGCGGCTGGCGAAACTGGCAGGTGGTGTAGCTGTCATTCATGTGGGCGCTGCAACTGAAACAGAGATGAATGAAAAAAAGGCGCGTGTGGAAGATGCGCTCCACGCAACCCGGGCTGCTGTTGAAGAAGGAATTGTGCCGGGCGGCGGTGTTGCTTTTATCAGATCAATACCTGCGCTTGCCGATGTGTGCAAGAAACTCGAAGATGATGAGAAGGTCGGTGCAAATATTATTTTAAGATCACTTGAGGCACCATTACGTCAAATTGCTTTTAACACAGGTGTTGATGGCTCAGTAATTGTTGAGGAAGTGAAAGAACTGGCAAGCAATATGGGATACGATGCCAATACAGGAAAATATGTTGATATGTTTGAGGCTGGAATCATAGACCCTGCGAAGGTATCACGTGTAGCATTGCAAAATGCGGCAAGCGTTGCCAGTTTACTGTTAACAACTGAAACCCTGGTTACAGAACTGAAAGAAGAAGAAGAGGAAAAGGTTGTAGAGGGTACTGTTATTTAA
- the groL gene encoding chaperonin GroEL (60 kDa chaperone family; promotes refolding of misfolded polypeptides especially under stressful conditions; forms two stacked rings of heptamers to form a barrel-shaped 14mer; ends can be capped by GroES; misfolded proteins enter the barrel where they are refolded when GroES binds) — protein MAKQLAFNEEARASIARGVTKLARAVKVTLGPRGRNTVLDKGYGSPTITKDGVSVAEEVELKDPYENIGARLVREAASKTSDIAGDGTTTATVLTEAIFLEGLKCVTAGADPMALNRGMHNALEKVIGKLKEVSKEIKNRAEIASVGSIAANNDPEIGNMIADAMEKVGKDGVITVDEGKGLETSVDVVEGMQFDRGYLSPHFITNQDSMEVELKDPYILLYEDKISGIKGLVPLLEKIAKSGKPLLIIAEDVEGEALATLVVNKLRGTISCAAVKAPGYGDRRKAMLEDISILTDGKAIFKDLGIQLENIDIRDLGKAKKVIIDSDNTTIVQGAGSTDSIAGRIKQIRAEIETTTSDYDREKLQERLAKLAGGVAQIFVGAATESEMKEKKARVEDALHATRAAVEEGVLPGGGVALLRAAEALDDLKLKGDEALGVDMIRNALSAPAKQIFKNAGLEGAVVVRKILESKDKAFGYDAEKGSYCNLIEGGVIDPTKVTRSALQNAVSIAGILLTTECVITDIPRKEDEKMPGMGGMRGMGGMGGMGGMGGMGM, from the coding sequence ATGGCGAAGCAACTAGCCTTTAATGAAGAGGCAAGGGCATCAATTGCCAGAGGCGTTACAAAACTTGCCAGAGCGGTTAAGGTTACGTTGGGTCCGAGAGGGAGAAACACGGTATTGGACAAGGGGTACGGCAGCCCTACCATAACAAAAGATGGTGTGTCTGTTGCCGAAGAGGTGGAATTAAAGGATCCTTATGAAAATATAGGCGCCAGGCTGGTTCGTGAGGCAGCGTCTAAGACTAGTGATATTGCAGGAGACGGTACAACTACGGCAACGGTACTTACTGAAGCAATATTTTTGGAGGGTCTAAAATGTGTAACGGCCGGTGCTGACCCAATGGCTCTTAACAGAGGAATGCATAATGCCCTTGAGAAAGTTATCGGAAAACTGAAAGAGGTGAGTAAGGAAATTAAGAATAGGGCAGAGATTGCAAGTGTTGGTTCTATAGCTGCGAATAATGACCCGGAAATTGGAAATATGATTGCCGATGCTATGGAAAAGGTAGGGAAGGATGGTGTTATAACAGTTGATGAAGGAAAGGGTCTCGAGACGAGTGTTGATGTTGTGGAAGGTATGCAATTTGACAGGGGCTATCTGTCTCCTCATTTCATTACAAATCAGGACTCAATGGAGGTTGAACTGAAGGATCCGTATATCCTGCTTTATGAGGATAAGATATCGGGTATTAAGGGCCTTGTTCCGCTTCTGGAAAAGATTGCAAAGAGTGGGAAGCCTCTTCTGATTATCGCTGAAGATGTTGAAGGTGAGGCATTAGCAACACTTGTTGTTAATAAACTTCGGGGCACGATCAGTTGCGCTGCAGTAAAGGCACCCGGATATGGTGACCGGAGAAAGGCCATGCTTGAGGACATTTCCATATTGACCGATGGTAAGGCGATATTTAAAGATTTGGGGATTCAATTAGAGAACATAGATATCCGTGATTTGGGAAAGGCAAAAAAGGTTATTATTGATTCGGACAACACAACAATTGTTCAGGGTGCCGGCAGCACAGATTCTATTGCCGGACGAATTAAGCAGATACGGGCGGAAATTGAGACAACTACGTCGGATTACGACAGAGAAAAATTGCAGGAAAGGCTTGCAAAGCTTGCCGGAGGTGTTGCTCAGATTTTTGTTGGCGCCGCTACAGAAAGTGAAATGAAGGAAAAAAAAGCAAGAGTAGAAGATGCGCTGCATGCAACAAGGGCGGCTGTCGAAGAAGGTGTTTTGCCCGGAGGAGGGGTTGCACTGTTAAGGGCTGCGGAGGCTTTGGATGATCTGAAACTCAAGGGTGACGAGGCTCTGGGGGTAGATATGATAAGAAATGCCCTTTCTGCTCCAGCAAAGCAGATATTTAAAAACGCAGGTCTGGAAGGTGCAGTGGTAGTCCGGAAGATATTGGAATCCAAAGATAAGGCATTTGGTTATGATGCAGAAAAAGGGTCGTATTGCAACCTTATCGAAGGGGGAGTTATTGATCCGACGAAGGTCACAAGGAGCGCATTGCAAAATGCTGTGAGTATTGCAGGAATACTGTTAACAACAGAATGTGTTATCACCGATATCCCCAGGAAAGAGGACGAGAAAATGCCGGGAATGGGTGGCATGAGAGGAATGGGTGGTATGGGCGGTATGGGTGGTATGGGTGGTATGGGAATGTAA
- the groES gene encoding co-chaperone GroES: MANIRPLDDRVVIEPIEAEEKTVGGIVLPDTAKEKPMQGEVIAVGEGRMLENGKRAELLVKKGDKVLYGKYAGTEVSLNGKTYLVMRESDILAKID; the protein is encoded by the coding sequence ATGGCAAACATCAGACCATTGGATGACAGGGTTGTTATTGAACCCATAGAAGCAGAGGAAAAAACAGTAGGTGGAATTGTATTACCTGATACTGCAAAAGAAAAGCCCATGCAAGGGGAAGTTATTGCTGTTGGTGAAGGAAGAATGCTGGAAAATGGAAAAAGGGCTGAGCTTCTGGTCAAAAAAGGCGATAAGGTACTTTACGGAAAATATGCAGGAACCGAGGTTTCTCTGAACGGGAAAACGTATCTTGTAATGAGGGAAAGTGACATTTTGGCCAAAATTGATTGA
- a CDS encoding biotin--[acetyl-CoA-carboxylase] ligase, translated as MPEYLIPKEIVKHLKTKVIGSTIVIYEQSTSTMDIAKKLSKTGFKNGMVIFTEEQTHGRGRSGHSWSCQKYKGLLLTILLTHTIQPDHLCLLTGTVAVSITETIRETLKLPATIKWPNDILINGKKVGGVLVELEKGTKKQSVFLIGIGLNINADEQELPRQTRLPPTSLAIEKKELINRNTFAAALLQDLDKWYFILKDEHYRYITGRWKELCITIGKKLTIIDNDNEYTGKVINISNNGGLMMKMENDEIRIFRGEHATIK; from the coding sequence ATGCCAGAATATTTAATCCCCAAAGAAATCGTTAAGCATTTAAAAACAAAAGTAATAGGAAGTACAATAGTCATTTACGAACAGTCAACCTCTACTATGGATATAGCGAAAAAACTTTCCAAAACCGGTTTTAAAAACGGTATGGTAATTTTTACAGAAGAACAAACTCATGGAAGAGGACGTTCCGGACATTCCTGGTCTTGTCAGAAATATAAGGGATTACTGCTGACCATTTTACTCACGCATACGATACAACCAGATCATTTGTGTTTATTAACCGGTACGGTGGCCGTCTCAATTACCGAAACAATCCGGGAAACCTTAAAACTCCCTGCGACCATTAAATGGCCCAACGATATTCTTATAAACGGGAAAAAAGTAGGAGGTGTATTGGTAGAGCTGGAAAAAGGAACGAAAAAACAATCCGTATTTTTAATTGGCATAGGACTGAATATTAACGCTGATGAGCAGGAATTACCCAGGCAAACACGCCTGCCGCCGACATCATTGGCCATAGAAAAGAAAGAACTCATAAACCGCAATACTTTTGCTGCAGCATTGCTACAGGATCTTGACAAATGGTATTTCATTTTAAAAGATGAGCATTATCGTTATATTACCGGGCGATGGAAAGAGCTGTGCATCACTATTGGTAAGAAATTAACAATCATAGATAATGATAATGAGTATACAGGCAAAGTGATTAACATCTCAAACAACGGAGGTTTAATGATGAAAATGGAAAACGACGAGATAAGAATATTCAGGGGGGAGCATGCTACCATTAAATAA